In the Sarcophilus harrisii chromosome 1, mSarHar1.11, whole genome shotgun sequence genome, one interval contains:
- the TTC39B gene encoding tetratricopeptide repeat protein 39B isoform X5 yields MNNYRDPRGRSSQDFMELAIEENNVLEETFEDAFENLPLANKMDLRCSLEECTMALNLFLNNRFSEALELLRPWSKESMYHALGYSTILVMQAAMTFEHQDIQNGISTMKEALQTCQKFRKRNTMVESLSSLVSKSSMDQLSEEEMHAEICYAECLLQKAALTFLQDENMINFIKGGLKIRTSYQIYKECYSVLQMTQGNKKQKETYFQFEGGVKLGIGAFNLMLSLLPARVLRLLEFIGFSGNRELGLIQLREGASGSSLRSTLCSLTLLLFHTYVSLVLGTGEANIEEAETLLEPYLQKFPNGSLILFYSARIELLKGNFEKAQVIFQNCIKSQEEWKQIHHLCYWELMWCYTFQQEWLMAYHYADLLCKESRWSKAIYVFQKAAILSMLPDEEVKPTGENIVSLFRQVEGLKQRIAGKSIPTEKFAVRKSRRYSSAAFPVKLILPALEMMYIWNGFTVVGKRPDLTENLLITIEKAETTLQNETSKYERVQ; encoded by the exons GGCAAACAAGATGGATCTAAGGTGTTCCCTGGAGGAGTGTACAATGGCATTAAACTTATTTCTAAATAATAGATTCTCAGAAGCTTTGGAATTACTTCGGCCATG GTCAAAAGAGAGTATGTATCATGCTCTGGGCTATAGCACTATTTTAGTGATGCAGGCAGCAATGACCTTTGAGCACCAGGACATCCAAAATGGCATTTCCACAATGAAGGAAGCTTTACAAACCTGTCAAAA attcagaaaaagaaacacaatggTAGAATCTCTGTCAAGTCTTGTTTCCAAATCATCAATGGATCAGCTGAGTGAAG AGGAAATGCATGCAGAAATCTGTTATGCGGAATGTCTACTACAGAAAGCAGCATTGACATTTTTACAG GATGAAAATATGATCAACTTCATCAAAGGTGGACTCAAAATTAGAACAAGTTACCAAATATATAA GGAATGTTATTCTGTTCTGCAGATGACTCAGGGcaacaaaaaacagaaagaaacctATTTTCAATTTGAAGGGGGAGTGAAGCTTGGAATAGGAGCATTTAATTTG atgTTATCTCTTTTACCAGCAAGAGTTCTCCGACTACTAGAATTTATTGGGTTTTCAGGCAACAGG GAATTGGGCCTCATACAATTGCGAGAAGGTGCATCTGGATCCAGTTTGCGGTCTACATTATGTAGTTTAACTTTACTCTTATTTCATACTTATGTCTCACTAGTCCTTG GTACGGGAGAAGCCAATattgaggaagctgagactcTCCTTGAACCCTATCTCCAGAAGTTTCCAAAT ggctctctaattttattttactctgcAAGAATAGAATTACTCAAAGGAAATTTTGAAAAG GCACAGGTGATATTCCAAAACTGTATTAAGTCTCAGGAAGAATGGAAACAGATTCATCACCTCTGTTACTGGGAGCTGATGTGGTGTTATACATTCCAGCAAGAATGGCTTATGGCATATCATTATGCAGATCTGCTTTGCAAAGAGAGTAGATGGTCCAAG gcAATATATGTGTTTCAGAAAGCTGCAATTCTGAGTATGCTCCCAGATGAAGAGGTGAAGCCAACTGGAGAGAATATTGTGTCTTTGTTTAG ACAGGTGGAGGGCTTGAAGCAGAGAATTGCTGGCAAATCTATCCCAACGGAGAAGTTTGCAGTGAGGAAGTCCCGGCGTTATTCCAGTGCAGCCTTTCCTGTTAAGCTGATCTTACCTGCTCTG GAAATGATGTATATCTGGAATGGTTTTACTGTAGTAGGCAAAAGACCTGATCTCACAGAAAATCTCTTGATCACCATTGAAAAAGCAGAAACAACTTTACAAAATGAAACAAGTAAGTATGAAAG aGTGCAGTGA